Part of the Thunnus maccoyii chromosome 17, fThuMac1.1, whole genome shotgun sequence genome, AGTatcaccatgttgcaccatgtTGAGCATCAAGAGTCAAAGTTTGActcttcacctgtctgttcaTGTGTGCTGTCAGACGTCACCATGAATCCTGTCTGTTTTCTAATAAACACTATCTACAGAAAAGAAGAATTGCATTATTGCAAACATTTATCTTAACTAACAATCTGCACATGTTCAACTTCCTCAATTCTTATCTTCTTCCTTTCAGGAGGGCAGACACGTCATCGTCACAAATGCATCATGGGACTGGACACAGTGTGCACTTGAGACAAAATATGAGCCTTAATATACAGTAGTTTGCTTCTTACAGCATCAGATTGCCTCAATGTCTCTTTTAAAGGCAGAAACATATTCCTTTGTCTTGTAATCAGTGACACATAATCATGTCTCCATCCTACATGTTCATCCTGTTCAATCTTTGTCAGgctgctgtgacctctgacctctgactgtCGGCAGCTTCTGTTATTGCTGATCAAAATCGTTGCATCACTGTGGATGAGACACAACTAAATGTTACAAATGTCAAagtaaaaatgagtttttgactgtttggatgaaaatacagtaaatccaACAGCTGACAAAAGACTAAGTGTCACTAtgaggaagtgacatcacactAACTGCAGGAGGTAGATGCTGTATCTCTCTACAACACAAACTACTTTACAGACTGACAGTTGAGAGCGTCGATCTCTTGTTCTGAAGATATCGACAAAGAAGGATCGTGAAGCACGATGGTTGAATTCAGATGGAttaacatgtctgtctgtgtgtttccttAGAAGAGTTGCGTTACTGCAACCATTTATCTTACTTAACAGTCTTCACACGTTcaacttcctcctcttcttttcagGAGGTCAAACACGTCGTTGTCACAAATACACCGTGGGAACAAACACAGTGTGCACTTGTTGAATCTTAATATGGTTTAATATGGCTGCTCTGACTGCAGAAACATATTTCTTTACCTTGTGATCCGTGATTACATCCCAGTTTCACAGGATCTTTGTCAGACAGCTGTGacatctgacctctgacctctttaGTGCTGCTTACCCGTCATATTACTGATCAAGAAATGTGAGTCAATGTCTTGTCAGTCACAGTGAATAAGAACTAAACTGTCAAAagtaaatatgttaattagtttTTGGTTGCAAAAAACTCTGATCAGTCTGCCTACatacagtccagacagtaagtatttggacatttacagttacagttactactctaattaaagctgagacttggtACTTTAATGCAGTATTCATTGTTTTACATCAAATTGAATGTGTTGaaacacagagcctgaagaacataaactgtgtaactgtccaaatacttactgcCTGGACTGTACATGCAgcagagtgaggaagaggaagtaaCACACGTACAAATGACAGGAAGAAGACGCTTTACTTCACACATTACTTTAGAGACTGCGACAGTTAAGAGAACCAGAGATcgatgagagagagaagcaggatgGTTGAATTCAGACGgattcaaatgttgtttctgATACTGGTGCTTCAGTTTTcaggtaagaaaaaaagattaatttagtattttattaacCTTCTTAAATTGAGACGAGTATGTTGTTAGTTGTTAATATGTTGAGTTTAATgagctgaaaactgaaaatgagacACATTTAGAAAGTTCTGTTGTATCTAAAATGATCCTCACACTAACAATGAACATGacagtcatatttctatttatttcagttaattgTTCATATTCCTCTCTCATATGTCTCAGCAGCCATAACTGGACAACATTCCTACTTCActgtcagagatggagatgaagttACTTTgcattgtgaaaatgtgttaaagGATCAGGATGAATGTAACAGTACTACCTGGATCTTCAATGAGTCAAGACGCACAGCAGTAGAGCTGATTGAACTTGGGCAGATTGGTGAAGAAGCCAAAGCtaaatcagacagactgagtgttACAGCGAACTGTTCTCTGGTTATAAAGAACGTCACAGTTGAGGATGTTGGTCGTTACAGCTGCAGACAGTTCAAATCAGGACAACAACAAGGTCAAGACTCTCAGGTTGATCTGTCTGTTGTTaccagtgagtatttacatcataatgttttcagctcaaactgtcttgttagaacaatatactgaaacattacaataattatgattaCAGTGATGAAGTTAATCTGACTcttgttgtctttctctcacaataTCTCCATCTTCACCAGTGACTGAATATATGGACAATAATGAGGTGACGTTAAACTGCTCTGTGTCGACACGTGGACGGTGTAAACAGACAGTGAAGTGGGTGTTTAAGGGTAACGATGTGGACAAAGAACACAAAGAGTTGAAGACATCACAGTCTACCTGTTCAGTCACTGTGTCCTTCCTGACTTCTCATTTTATTTGCACATCAAATCATGAGTTATTGAAGTGTAATGTCACAGATCCCAACAATAGAAAAGTGCAGCCATATAACTTCAGTCCTCAGTTGTCATGTGAGAAACCAGGTGAGAAGATGATGAgctgtttaaaatcactttattctgatatgaaaaatgacaaaactgcatttatttatttgatgtattttaagtTTTAGGTTGATATAAATGTTTCTCATTTAGTCACAGCAGATGGtgaacaatgtgtttttgtctcattttaaagtttgttggtttttgttatttaatctGTCAGGTGTGgctgaaacaacaacagaaccTGAAACAACGACATCAACAACACGAGAAGGTGAGCAACAAAGTCACTCATATGTATTTAACCACTGCTGCCCCGGcaatatgtgaaaacagctgtttactAGTGTAGATGTAGACATTCTTTCCCAAAGACTTTTAATCAGTTCAAATTGCAAAAAGTGTATTGTGACACATGATGACAGAAAAGTGCAGCTGTTTATCTTCAGCTGTTGGACCACAGTTGAGAAAACAGGTGAGAATATGATGAGCTGTTTAAAATCACTTCAGACTGATGTAaagatttacataaaatatttgtgtgttttatagaATTGAAGTTTTAAGATGATATTCTTTCTCATTCAGGTACTGCAGATGATGAAACATGAAGTATTTTCTAATCGTATAATTCCTGGGCTTTGTTCATTTGTCCAGGTGCAGACAccacaacagcaacatctgcaACCAATGATGCTACAATTACACCACAAGGTAACTCAACATTTTCTGTATGTTGCTttacagtttctctctctgttactttatttgactgagaaagctgaagcctcatattatcttccaACCCCGTCTACTATaaattacatatactgtatgtcatataCTGAACACtgaccaagcactttattaggaacaacaacagctctgccataaattctacttttacaaagtttatatagtttcagttttcgttgacattgtcagaaaggtgataattctactttatgttaatATTTAGTTCATAGTGGATGGTGATGTACTGgagtgtattatattgaaaagtgttcctaatattttgtctctctcatgtatgttaatggttTTCGTTGTTTTcattgacattgtcagaaaggtgataactCTACTTTATCTGTCTTGACATTGTGTGGGATAAAGACTGTAAAATTTATACTggtgtcatttgtgctgcaaTTGGGTCCATTCTATACCCGTTAcgttttttttgattttctgttctttgtttcttttgcttAGTTCtatttagtgttgtttttgccTCTTATGGTTCAgtatatttttaattgatttgtggTATTGGTTGATTTTTGTGTTGTGAGATGAGCCCACTGCGCCCGTATGATCTTGTCAGATGTACtaatacaaagaaaacaaagactttAAGACATCACAGTCTACCTGTTCAGCCACTGTGTCCTTCCTGActtctcattttatttacacatcaaatTATTGTTAAGTTTTTGAAGTGTGAAGTCACAGATCCCAACAATAGAAAAGTGCAGCTGTATAACTTCAGTCCTCAGTTCTCATGTGAGAAACCAGGTGAGAAGATGATGAGCTGTTTAAAATCACTTCATTCTgatatgaaaaatgacaaaactacatgtgtttatttgatgtattttaagtTTTAGGTTGATATAAATGTTTCTCATTTAGTCACAGCAGATGGtgaacaatgtgtttttgtctcattttcaaTATATAAAACAGCTGTTTACTAGTGTAGATGTAGACATTCTTTCCCAAAGACTTTTAATCTAAACTGTTTGATTTGGtacaaaaagttaaataaaactataaaacttTCCCAAAAAGTGctcacatttctttgttttttagttaCAGGGTTTaaactgaacagaaaatgtttttaatgttttcattctttttctagACTGGCGGTGGTTGTACGTCCTTCTGGCTGTGGTTTTAGTAGCACTGTTGATAATTGTTGTGGTTCTCATCAGACGGAAGAGAGCTAAAGgtgagaaaacatttacagattaaactTTACTAACAAAAAGTTTAGATAAACTTGGATTTTCACTAGAAGTTAAAGTtgactctctcttttcttttttcagagaACAAAACACAGATGGATGACAGCACTGTGAGTTTAAATATTATTcacttttaattgtattttataacTGACAGATGTTCCCGACACTCATCCATCATACTACCTGTACCTGAAACCTGCACAGGTGTTGCTTGTATTGTGTCCTTACAACATCTGTTTTAACTGAACTGTGAGATGCTTTTTCACCAAATGTAACTACTTTATTTGTCCAGGGACTGAGCTTAAACCCTGCAGAGACTCAGCCTGCTCCAGAAACCAGTCAGGACACGGTGAGATCACACACAACACCCAGCACAGAGTAACACTCACTGAGGCTTCTATTTGTTCTCTAAGTTGTAACTGTATGAGATGCACTCTCACGGTCTTGAGAGTGTGCAGTAAAGATGAAAAGGGAAGTTAGATGATGCAACTGGACTACACCAGAAAGGAACATTAGTATTAAACAGTGGCCTGTCAAACCACAACATTTCAAGACACCATTTAAAGAAACATCACATGACCTCCTCTGCAGAAGTAATAGAAGTTAAAGtgtttactgtaataaaatagAAGTAGTGTTGTAGTGAGTCCACATCAATCTACATGTTACTGAGCAGTATGTTGTCTTCACTGTGTAGGATGATCCTGAAGGTGGTGTTTCCTACGCCTCCATCAGCTACACAAGGAAGACCGACAGTAAAGCCCGGGTAAGAAGTCTGACTGGTTATGCTACTGTTGTGAAATGTGTCCAACACTTTGCTTTTGCATTTGTTGCACTgggttgtgttgtgtttcacGGCTGGGTGTCACAACGCTTTCCGTTGCCTTTCAACATGTGGCAGTGTGTTGTGGTGGATTTCACATAGTCGTATCTTGTGTAATTTATGTTGTGCTGTTTCTCTGGTTCAGGGCAAAGATGAtgctgatgaagatgatgcagTGACCTACAGCACTGTAAAAGCTTCCTCCCCTTCTGCTGCAGCCTCCACTGATCCCAGCAACGCTACCGCCtaaccaaacaaaccaaactccTGTCATcacatgattcattttttatgatcAGTTTCAGAATGTATTGCTCAAAAAAGCTGTTTATCCAGAAAGGGTGTCGTAAGTTAAGTGGtagcaaaatgtaaaaaggaGAAGTAATAATGCAAAATTCATAGGGTGGTTTCTTGAAATATAAATTAACATAAGATATGTTACATTTTGCTTGATGAACCTGCTATCAAACGCTTATTGTGCTCAGTGATGGATGTGGTAGCATTGTAGTTCAAGctttaaaatcttgttttcatttttaaacttgttGCCTGTAATGATCAGTTTTGAATAATTTATCgagttttatcagttttattacttttaaaatgcttttattctttatttacagtatatattttttcagtgtaGTATCACTGTTAATTGTTTAATATGCATTAATTTGACCATTTATGTCTTTGTTTAGTTTTGAATATCCTGGTATGAAAGTGTTCAAAGCAAACAAAGAGTTGGGATGTGACATTACATGATATTATTAACtaaatgatgatgtcactcttGAAAGTTGTATTAAACAGTTGAGTGAATAAAAACTGTGGAAATCCAAAAGTATCTCAAAGTCACTATAAAGAAGTTAGAAAGCTCATAAAAtaagagaatttaaaaaaggggggagggggCTTATATCACTATAAGctgtcataaaaacattaaagggcaggttcacagtttttcaagtctgaaagatgttttcctcacaaaatccacagtgtgtccacacagtcatttaaaagtctctgtgaagcttatattcagcttcagcagtctgagttagtcatatcaagtggatatctgacacatttacagtctttttagcatcaaattccctctttgtgtttcctcggacagtgtttccctgttgagctgcaggtggaagtatagtaacaaaaagaagaactttggcactaaaaagactgtaacgttgaaagatatctacttgatttgactcatttggacgctgaagcttcatattagcttcagataaacttttaaacatatttttgcacaga contains:
- the LOC121882766 gene encoding uncharacterized protein LOC121882766, coding for FIYQLNYKFLKCEVTDLNNGKVQLYNFSPQLSGEKPGVAETTTEPETTTSTTQEAAITGQHSYFTVRDGDEVTLHCENVLKDQDECNSTTWIFNESRRTAVELIELGQIGEEAKAKSDRLSVTANCSLVIKNVTVEDVGRYSCRQFKSGQQQGQDSQVDLSVVTMTEYMDNNEVTLNCSVSTRGRCKQTVKWVFKGNDVDKEHKELKTSQSTCSVTVSFLTSHFICTSNHELLKCNVTDPNNRKVQPYNFSPQLSCEKPGVAETTTEPETTTSTTREGADTTTATSATNDATITPQDWRWLYVLLAVVLVALLIIVVVLIRRKRAKENKTQMDDSTGLSLNPAETQPAPETSQDTDDPEGGVSYASISYTRKTDSKARGKDDADEDDAVTYSTVKASSPSAAASTDPSNATA